A window of the Helianthus annuus cultivar XRQ/B chromosome 4, HanXRQr2.0-SUNRISE, whole genome shotgun sequence genome harbors these coding sequences:
- the LOC118491501 gene encoding secreted RxLR effector protein 78-like: MVLGEIPHETQSAFLTGRYILDGPLMISEILSWAKRKGKELFMFKIDFEKAYDNVNWEFLILVLRQMRFPELWCRWIHGILSSARSSVLVNGSPTFEFRCGKGLRQGDPISPFLFIVVMEAFSGIFRKACGIGAFHGVKIKDGVICRLRLSVKSRSRCGSDRG, translated from the exons ATGGTTTTGGGGGAGATCCCACATGAAACGCAATCGGCGTTTTTAACGGGGAGGTATATTTTGGACGGGCCGCTGATGATTAGTGAAATTTTGTCATGGGCAAAGCGGAAAGGAAAAGAATTATTCATGTTCAAGATCGATTTTGAGAAAGCTTATGATAACGTTAATTGGGAGTTCTTGATTTTGGTCTTGAGACAGATGCGGTTTCCGGAGCTTTGGTGTAGATGGATTCATGGTATTCTTTCATCGGCTAGATCATCCGTTCTTGTTAATGGTTCTCCGACATTTGAGTTTAGGTGTGGTAAAGGTTTACGTCAAGGTGATCCCATTTCTCCGTTTTTATTCATTGTTGTCATGGAAGCCTTTTCTGGTATTTTTAGAAAAGCTTGTGGTATTGGAGCGTTTCATGGTGTGAAGATCAAGGATGGAG tcatctgtcggcTTCGTCTTAGTGTCAAGTCTCGGTCACGGTGCGGATCTGATCGgggatga